ataaatgcaccattttgtaaaaatttgatatttacttgaagtttttttaaaatcaaatttatatacGTTCATTTTAcctctaaatttctaaatttctaaatttctttatttaccAACTTTACCCgacttcaattttataaacgATACACCTGGAagaaattctttaaaaaaagtttaaattaaaaaacaaaaaacaaaatagtcaAGGTGATTTAGGTAGGAAAGTTTATAGTCAAAGTTTCCTAATAGTGAAGCATATCCAATTTGTATTAAGCCCTCTTTGAGGGCGCACTTTGCTCCTATTCGGATGTACACGTCAGGGCTTGACCACCTTCAAATCCAAATTTCAACCTTATTATAAGTTTGTAAAGCAagctaaatatatataaaaaaatgttctactaatttttagaacaaaaaaaaaaaaaaaaagaactcaaTTAGAGCCTAAAAATCAAACGaatgaatttcttttaagttatttaacTTAGTTTTTGCAAAACTTTTATagctaatttctttttataagtttaaaataagtGAGCTACTAACTGTTAACAACAGTATATGAAAGAAAGGTATGAGAATCTCATTTTTATGTTGTAAAAAATAGGGTTTGAAAATGTGTATCAAAGGAGAGTTGATCTTAACATAATTGTCAAAGTTGCCACACAGGAATGGAGAAAAAGgaacatataataaatacacaaatttcaacTATTGCAAATTTGATTTCTCATTATTTACGTAACAAACTTTGGTATGCATCTActtattgtttctttaaatatatataattgtaaattgtggagctatatattatttataatttacattcacttttatatatacttatatcTTAGCTAAGAACtgtgtttataattttagaaaaacattctatttataaaatagtttacattTTCGAACACtaaaaaccaacaaattaaaacggaaatatatattttagaatatttatagataaatattcagtaaacaataaaagaaagtttaaatattgtgatcaacatttcaatttgttaAGTATtcttgtaaaataaataatcccAAGTGATTAGAAGTTGAAGTATAAGAACAACAAAAGCatctctaaaataattataccaAAGTTTAACCACAAAAGCCcaaaattagtaatttaagtaaaagataattgataacaataataaagaaatgaccATTTGGCATTTGCATcctcttcaaaattaaaaaataaataaataagaaaagaaaaaggaacaaaagtaattttccaaaataggAAACACTCCAAAATAATATTCTCATTCTcatacccttttttttcttctttttcacttctctcctaaaagtaaaaataaaataaaattgaaatcccTAGATTGCCCCTATTTGCTGAGGCTATATCTATTTATATCACCCAcgagcttcttcttcttccctgcCTCCTACCTCATCATCAAATCCTCTGCTCCATTTCTCtatcccccccccccctcatgattctctccttcttcttcttcctctaatTTACACAAACAATCCCATTTTAATGGAACTCAATCACCTTAATCAACATCCAATTTCCACTCCTTACATTCCTACCCTTCTCAAACATTCCAAAATCAAACCACCCCTCAATCCcaattcttcctcttcctcctcctcttcttcctcttcctcctcttcctcttcttcctcttcctctaaAATGGCTGACCCAATTCCCAAATCTCAACCAACCCAACCCCACAAGAAACAAGTTCGAAGAAGACTCCATACCAGTCGACCCTATCAAGAACGCTTGTTGAATATGGCCGAAGCCAGAAGGGAGATTGTTACTGCGCTTAAGTATCACCGGGCCGCCATGAAAAAGGCCGCCGCAGCCGCCACTTCCACTGCCACCGCTCCGCGGTCGCCGGTGGAGGAGTCATCCCCTGTCAGATCCCAAGAAGGGAAGATCAAACCCAGgaaaaaccctaaatcctCAACTACTACagagagaaatagagaaaCACCACAGAGTAATTTCAAAtgttacaataataacaatttgaagaaTTCGTGTTACGATCCAtcgatgatgatgatgatgaattgTTCGTTACCTAGTTGGTCGATGGAAGGGAATAATAACATTGTGGACATTGTATTACCAGAGCAAACTCTTGGACTGAATCTAAACCTGCAGGATTTCAAGAATTTGGATGCGAATCTGTTTTCAAATAGTAGCATGTCGGTTTCGGGTTCGGGTTCGGGTTCGACATCGACATCGATAGGAAGGGATCAGGAACAGGAATTAGGAGGGGGCGGAGGAAGGGGCATGCACGTGGCAGTGGGGGAGGAGGAGATGGCGGAGATGAGAACGATAGGGGAGAAACATGAGATGGAATGGAGTGATAAGATGAGTATGGTGAAATCGGCATGGTGGTTAAGATTTATGAAGATGGGggaaaaggaagaggaagaagatcaagaagatCAATTAGAAGGGTTTGGATATGGATATGGGGATCCGTTTGATCAGATATTGGAGTTTCCAGATTGGATGAACAATGGAAATGAGAATTGCTTTGAAGAAGAACAATTAAAGTTGAATGATTATTCCCAGTTCTTCCATCATGATCATCCTTCTGCTCTTCCTTGGTAAcactcactttttttttcttttcagtcATCTCTGTTTTTTTCACTGTTGGATTCATTTTGATGAACAATTGATGCAGAATCTTTCTTgtgcaaatattttaatcacacaacaacaatattattattatattcacTATTgataactattattataaattttttaaaaacaaggtGAAATGATTGTGCATTTAGTTTCATAAAACTTGAAACTTTGCTATTACTATTTTGAGTGAGTTGGATGAAAGATAGTTTTGatcttttaatctttgtttattttttaaaatactccCTTTAGTATAAAAGGATTATATCTACtactttacaaatttaaattgttatctAACAACATGATTATTGCAATAAGAGTACATGGACAAAAATAatgtcttttaatttaataggattcattttatttgaatttttctagcaaactattttctttcttatatgaACCATACTAATTTGATATTAGTTTCAtgtcaatttcaatttcattaataaaaaagacttAGTTTACTCTTTCCTCTATCAAGAATCcatgaaaacaaattcaaacaagAACAAGTTGAGGttaatagaaatagaaataataataataataacaacatcAATTTACACAAAAGACAAACTCAAAATGTTTGTATgtatgtgatatatatatatatataccctcTATTATTGGATCATTTTTTGACATTTACTTCGTTTTCATATTGTAAAAACATCTTGGATGCATGTATTCCcacttacaaaataaaaataaaataagctaatatttaaaagaccatttttttaaaccgAGATTAATAGTCTATTTTACACTACAATTAGGAAGGCAGTGGGCTTTCTTCTTAAAAAGGCTTCGTATTTGGGCCTTTGGGGTTGTCAAGGCCCAAAattatttgtctttttctttttcaaagtaaatattagtctttactaattaattctatgtttatgtgtattttttgttgttgggtGCAGTATGGACATTGGAGAGTTTGAAGGCATGGATGGGGAGTGGTTGGCTTGAAAAaggatttgattgttttttactAATCAAATCTACAggaactttttcttttttcttttatattttttaatataaatatataaatatatataaatatatatatatatttcaattttgttagttttagAGTCCAAAGTTATAGTAATAAAGATGTTAAAAACAGTTGCTTTATAAAGTAGGTGAGCAATggagtttaaatttaataaggGAAGATCAACTTTTggttttccctttttctatATCTTCCTTTCTTGTATTtacattcaaatcttatttctTTGTAATTACCTGTCTCTGCTATCATCTTCCATAAAATCGGACCCTTGGCTTAGTTCAATAGGTAAGATGTTTGTCCGATGtaaactttatattcaaagagtttataaaaacatcaatttgCGAAACCGTTCAGACAAAATAACAATCAATGTCAATAAGCGAACAACATTTGTCTTTATTGATTCTCACAGTAGAGGCTAAGTTTGAGCTTTTAACTTTCATTACATAGTATAGAAACCTTGATTATAACTTTTCtgattagttaattaaataaaagacagaataataattgaaacatttcttataattaagtaattaaaaagtatTAGCCATATATATCTTGGGAAATCTCATCAGTGTAGCTAATGCTGAAGGTGGAAACACATTGACGCTTGTAGAAACGTGTAGTGTTCTTCATGACTTGAATTTCATCTGAAATTTGTTGAAGCATTTGGTGAATACTTGGAAGTTTGAAGCCATCATCCGCCAGTTTTGCGAGCCATTTGCACCGTAACTCACCTGTTCGAAGGTTGGAGACACTCTCAAGATATCCCACAAATGCCATGTTTGGTATCAGTGGATGAATCACTCCCCTGTTTCATAAAATTCGTAAATGGagcaaataataatagaaaccaaattaaaagaagaagagaaatggtTAATTAACTTTGGTACCTATACAAAGGGACGATATCAGAAGAATCAACCAAAAGGGTATTAAAAGGATGAGGCAACAAAGATTGAAGCTTCAGTTTGCCTTGAAAACCAGTGTTAAAAATGACAACATCAGCTTCTAACTTAGTAGTAGTGTTATTGTTATCTTGTTCGTCAAATACAACTCCACCACTCCAAAACCACCATTTTGTTGTCTTTTTAAACACGATCTTCCCTTTATCTGCTTCCTCAAAGAAAGTATTTGGCATAATAGCCATTTGACAAGATGCATAATCTTCTTCAAATGAATGCTCGGGTTTTAGGCCATACTTCTCTAATGGCATCTTCCACGTTAAATATGACTCTATGAACTTAGAAAATACCTTTCTGatctgtttattttttataaaaaaaacacccatATAAGTATTTGTTGACAGATATTAATGAggattaataataataataataataataaagactaaattaaaagagtGTACCATTGGAGAAAAGAGGGAGCAGAAAATGGACTTAAGGAGGCCTTGATTAGGGGTTTCTTGGAGGAACTGAGAGAATCTTGTtgaataaaacaagaaaaaaggtAATCCCCATATTCTATAGGATGGGACTGTCCAATGAAGTGACCTAATCAACATTGTGCAAGCCTTCCCTTCTGGTCCTAAATCACACCACAGATCaaaccaaatcaaatcaaatcaaaaccaTAGTATTGAGTTCATTTGGATGTTGTGGGTTAAGAAATGGGAGTAGGAGTTTGAGTTAAGGCATTATATGGGAGCAGTAAAGGTCAGGCTGAGTAATTGAGCCTTTTGtccaaaaagttcaaacaaatCGTACTTtgtaaattaagaaaaacatgaaaaacctgaatatcaaaattaagtcTACCTTCCAAAGCTTTTAAAACTCTGAAGTCAGTCTTCTttcaaacacacacacatatataagtaaatctttaaaattaaagattaaagtcacataatcattttaattttctgtttttcaaatttttgtttattaaaaacagaaaccatgtcttaatttttatggtttttatataatatataaagaaaactatttaattttttatatcctTAGCTAGTTTTTTAggtattttttatcttttaaaatttgttattttatttatatgcatTCAtcgatatttaaaattattattactttttattttactttttaaaatatctttttgcTTTCTTGTTCGactttatcttttaatttacaagataaattttgtaatttattttctattattttcaagtttgttattttatttgtatgcctttagtttttatattctaaatcatttcctttttaagTGTATTAGTTCATTTGTTTTATACCTATTTTAGTAATTCTTGAAATAATGTATGCATCTTAACAAGCTGTTTAAGttgatattgttattatatgtCAATATCTTCTTAATTTATTCTTGTTTCAATTAGATTTCGTAGAGGACAATTGTGATGTACGAAAGTCcgtaaatttattaatttttaaaacctattacttataaattattttgactGAACTATAAAGCTTTTGTCAACAAATTTTCTAGATCTATCACTTAACTCCATCATATATTTGGTAactagtttctttttttaaaaacacaaagtttattttttttcttttgtagttttaaaaacaacttttctattaaaaaaaaagtgaattagtTGCCAAACAcacttgtttttaaaattttaatatttttaaaaagataaataagttattaaaCATCTCGTAAATATTTGAGTGTTGACGATTATACTATTAAGGTGCTTTTGCTCCATTTcttaactcaaaattttcagaattagtttaatttgaacATCGTATTTGTTTGTTATCTTAAAAGTCAGAAATCTGGGAGAGAGTACCTTGATTTGCTTCAGCACATTCAACAGCTAGATCAATAGCAGATTTTCGATACCCAACAATAACAACGCGTTTGTTTTGAAGTAGGGCACGTGCATCATCGTGGTCGAGCTTCGCATAGTCCAATGAGTGTAAAACCTTGCCTTTGAAAACCTCTTGACCTTTATTGTGAGGGAATGTTGGTATGTTTGGTATGTCTCCATATCTTCCCACACATATCACCACCAACTCGAATTCATACCACTAACCTCACAAATTCCatgtatataatatcaaattattattctctttttaaagaatatagattaataattaacattatgaaaataaaattgttgttccattgaattgatatttacTTGAAAGTCAATACATAATGGTTTTTGTATTGTTAGGAATATTTGTCACTTCACTTACAAAtcatatctatatctatatataatattgaaaaggGAATATGTTTATCTTATTGTTTTAATCGATTTGACtttaatttacaattaaaTTAGTGATCAAAGGATGATGAGTATCATAAGTATGAACTTCTTAtacaataattattgttaagtacacattaattattactaataactattatcaactttttaactttttcttagttacgtaaattatatatatatgagttaaaaatatttgtgagtataacaaaaatgtcttacaatgaatattttagtttatttagttgtatttgaaaatatttttaaaaaaatatttaaatactatAACTAAGAAGGTGGTTACCTGAATGGTGTTGAGGTGAGTGTCTTGAACAGCGACCTCCCAAGCAGGACGACCATTAAGTAAACTTCCGTACACTCCAGCCGCCGCCGTGGAATCTTCAGCTTCGGGGCCGCCAATGTATCGGAGTTGGACCACTTTGCTATTGAACTTGACGAACTTCAACACATCAAAATGCGTTGCATAGCCATGCAAATAATCCAAAATCTCCAAATACGTTGGAAACTCATCGCTCTCCGTCGTCTGCGATGGCCACGGGTAGTCGGAGAATTCAAAATCCCGGCGAGGTGTCTGCAGCCTCGTGGTCCGATAAGCGCAGTGCTTCCACACGCCGCCTATGGAGTCTGTGGCCTCAAACACTACAGGGTGGTGACTGGAGAGATGCTTAGCGGCGGCGATTCCGCTAATGCCAGCCCCAATTATGCCCACTTTGGACACTGATCGGTGACGGCTTTGGTCGGTGGTGGTTACAGCTGCGGCAgccattttttgtttctcaaaatgaaaagaattgtgtgtgtgtgtgtaataTATAGAGAGGTTTGAGCgatgaaaaataaaggttGAGTTAAAGGGTGTATTTATACTAATCTTTTGAGGGCAAATggcaattaattaaattaaaggttGTTGGTCTgtccaaattcaaattgaaataaaaatataaaattgattttttttttttttttataattatgaaGTTGATAAAAGAAGAGTAAATTCACACATTCAACTTTTTAAGCTAAACATTCAATCAAAGatgataatataatatgattgaTAATACTCTcgtcttttatatatattctatttcataaaatttcgttttagatcttttatattatgaACGTTTCctccaatttttatattgtggttttcatgtttattttattaaaaaaaacttaaactcTTAAccaaattattcttttctgaaaaactaattttagaAAGCCATCTGGTCATCTATTTCTtgttctaagttttaaaaaaatttcttgatttgtGAAAAAACTGACAGTgtaatgtcaatttttttaaaaaataaaattataattaaaaaccgTGTTTATAAAGTTAATTCTGATATTGGACTtgagtttcaaaataataatatcaacaatttggttttggtgcttctatttgattttctaattACGTAAAAGGATGCAAAAATTGCCTCTTACCCTAACTAAATGAATTACTATAATATACATTTCAACCACATGACTAGACAACTAAATAGGAGTATACCTAAGTTGGATTGagtttaatagattttttgaCAAGTTGGTCGAGTGGTCAACCAAAATTAGGATTTTAAACGACCCAACCCATAAAAATCAAGTTGAGTTAGGGTGTGatgtcaatttatttatttatttttcttttttaagtatatattttttaatttcaaataatactTACGTTTGtttacaaaaacatattaataacTAAGATTTCATAAAACGCAAACGTTAGTAATCAAaatccaatatatatattataaatttcaaacagaTATCTTAATATTATGTACAATTAcgatatatttataagttatgatattgttttttaataatattataaatttggattGAGTTGGGTTCATaagaactttaaaaaatgtaacctAATTTCTAATCCaacttgaaaaaagaataaaaataaaaaatacaatcaaCATAGATGAGATAATTTAAGTTATTCGAATTGTCTAACTATTTGAAACTCCTCCAACAAAATCAACACTAAACTCGATTTCACGAATAAATAGGTAATTTTACAATGATAATAAAAGACTAGACCTTGGTTATAAAATCATGTTTTGTCAATTATTTTAGAACCTCGACTTTTCAATTGATTAAATTCTCAAGGTAAAACACATGTTTTGTTAAATTGTCATTAgtcaattatataaattatcattttctacGCTAGGATATATAAttgcaaattattttaaaaccaattggcctcttatatcaataaattttaaattttgcatttactaatgattattttactcgatctatttaattacttttttttttattaaaactaaaatatttttcacactcacaattacaaaataatcataataataacaacaatactaaaattaaaataactttcGTGTTATAAAATACTATAATCAATGAACCATATTAACTTAGGAATAAGggtattaaaatttaaaacttaagtgaaaacaataattatagaaTCTCAATCTGATGCGTTTggttttgtaatattttgttaatatttttaaaataattttaaaataaagacatAAAATAGTTGcaagaataattaaatttcaaaacatattttaaatagctaTGCTGATTTTAagtactaaaaaaacaaagaaaggaaaacataaCTCTAATTTGAATGTTTAGACAAAAGCTGTTAATCAATATTTAAGATGTATATATCATTCTACACATGaaacaaacttttatataacatttgtttttcctaaattttattaaataattatttattattaaattaatattttaagttaaataaaacaattacactttaattaaaattactctatataaaaattttagatattaaatagtaatataaaaataatttagctAATCACTACAAATCTAGTGTTAATTCAGCCTAAAACTAGAATTTGCACACTAAATTGGTTTATAACACAGCTTGGCATTTCTATATGAACATATAATGaccaataattatttaaataatttccaACACAATTCAAAAAGTAAACCTTAAAACTAAATGTTTAAGGTCAAGagcaataaataaaataattatggatTTTCAAAGAccaccatatatatatataggctCTCAAGTCAACcaattgaaaatcattttaattatacatttattgcaaaattattactctaattttatttatttatatgtgtaTGAATTGGATTAAAATTTCTCATGCATGCAAGGGATTGTTTTCCCACTTGAGTTGATATATAATATTCGAAATTTCAACCAATCGCCGGCAAAGCAAtgaactaattaatatttactatttcctGGTGATGATGAGATTTgtagattaattaatacacACAACTAACcaagtttaattattatacatttttcattatatttgaGTTTACTAATACTTTCTTCTTGCCAATTATACACCCagttaatatttatatcattgcttagtttaatttcttttttattttatgagaaaaaTACTGATTTTATAAGCCACCTTCCTTTagttcttttatatatatatatatatatatatatatattagtcaatgtattattaatttttctcaatgCATGCATGTGTTACTTTATTTGTGCATTAGggtacattttataaaattaaataaaaatatgaatgaatgtTGGTCTTAATTTAGGTGAAGATGAATGGAAGTGCTTGGGAAATTAAGAGGAAGTTTAATGAAAGCAAATTTGGGTTTGGCGGccttttgaagaagaaaaaaaatgggatttaaataaattcaacttAGTACATAAACC
This DNA window, taken from Cucumis sativus cultivar 9930 chromosome 6, Cucumber_9930_V3, whole genome shotgun sequence, encodes the following:
- the LOC101205746 gene encoding probable flavin-containing monooxygenase 1, which produces MAAAAVTTTDQSRHRSVSKVGIIGAGISGIAAAKHLSSHHPVVFEATDSIGGVWKHCAYRTTRLQTPRRDFEFSDYPWPSQTTESDEFPTYLEILDYLHGYATHFDVLKFVKFNSKVVQLRYIGGPEAEDSTAAAGVYGSLLNGRPAWEVAVQDTHLNTIQWYEFELVVICVGRYGDIPNIPTFPHNKGQEVFKGKVLHSLDYAKLDHDDARALLQNKRVVIVGYRKSAIDLAVECAEANQGPEGKACTMLIRSLHWTVPSYRIWGLPFFLFYSTRFSQFLQETPNQGLLKSIFCSLFSPMIRKVFSKFIESYLTWKMPLEKYGLKPEHSFEEDYASCQMAIMPNTFFEEADKGKIVFKKTTKWWFWSGGVVFDEQDNNNTTTKLEADVVIFNTGFQGKLKLQSLLPHPFNTLLVDSSDIVPLYRGVIHPLIPNMAFVGYLESVSNLRTGELRCKWLAKLADDGFKLPSIHQMLQQISDEIQVMKNTTRFYKRQCVSTFSISYTDEISQDIYG
- the LOC105435851 gene encoding vitellogenin-A2, translated to MELNHLNQHPISTPYIPTLLKHSKIKPPLNPNSSSSSSSSSSSSSSSSSSSSKMADPIPKSQPTQPHKKQVRRRLHTSRPYQERLLNMAEARREIVTALKYHRAAMKKAAAAATSTATAPRSPVEESSPVRSQEGKIKPRKNPKSSTTTERNRETPQSNFKCYNNNNLKNSCYDPSMMMMMNCSLPSWSMEGNNNIVDIVLPEQTLGLNLNLQDFKNLDANLFSNSSMSVSGSGSGSTSTSIGRDQEQELGGGGGRGMHVAVGEEEMAEMRTIGEKHEMEWSDKMSMVKSAWWLRFMKMGEKEEEEDQEDQLEGFGYGYGDPFDQILEFPDWMNNGNENCFEEEQLKLNDYSQFFHHDHPSALPCMDIGEFEGMDGEWLA